One genomic segment of Hypomesus transpacificus isolate Combined female chromosome 5, fHypTra1, whole genome shotgun sequence includes these proteins:
- the LOC124467859 gene encoding secretory phospholipase A2 receptor-like isoform X2, translating into MSAAQLDCQSRNKTLASILNQEEQDAFDEVAESERLTWIGLHYDQTIDKWKWSSEEPFEAWADSMKGQKNCVKYSKRKWKLGNCHRKKCFLCFDEENAVNNTTEDATTSRPDYLHYYNTSKTWLAALEFCKEQNSTLVHITNSTVQDDVTRLLGSEDLPGGVWIGLERYIFQSNARWVWVSDPNVSFTQWHECFPLNTPTLYCGKMIWDDDDDTLKWLGASCQEELPFICQDLHH; encoded by the exons ATGTCGGCTGCTCAGTTGGACTGTCAGAGTCGAAATAAAACTCTGGCCAGTATCCTCAACCAGGAAGAGCAAGATGCCTTTGATGAAGTGGCTGAGTCAGAAAGGCTTACATGGATTGGGCTTCATTATGATCAGACCATCGACAAGTGGAAGTGGTCCAGTGAGGAGCCATTTGAAGCATGGGCTGATTCCATGAAGGGACAAAAGAATTGTGTGAAATACTCAAAAAGAAAATGGAAACTTGGCAATTGCCATAGAAAAAAGTGTTTCTTGTGTTTTGATG AAGAAAATGCAGTGAATAACACCACTGAAGATGCTACCACTTCTAGACCTG ACTACCTGCACTACTACAACACATCCAAAACCTGGCTTGCTGCCCTGGAGTTCTGTAAGGAGCAGAACTCCACCCTCGTCCACATTACCAACTCCACTGTGCAAGATGATGTGACCAGGCTCCTGGGCAGTGAGGATCTGCCTGGGGGAGTGTGGATAGGGCTGGAAAGGTACATCTTCCAGTCTAACGCTCGCTGGGTGTGGGTCAGTGATCCGAATGTGAGCTTTACCCAGTGGCACGAATGCTTTCCCCTCAACACTCCTACCCTCTATTGTGGTAAGATGATCtgggatgatgatgacgacaCACTAAAGTGGCTGGGTGCCTCTTGTCAGGAGGAACTCCCTTTCATCTGTCAAG ATCTTCACCACTAG